GCTGCGATTTCGGTGAGTTTGCGGGCCGCGGTCGCATTTGCGTCGGCGACCACGATCGGCTGTCCGTTGTCCCCACCCTGGAGAACCGGTGGGTACAAGGGCACCTCGCCGAGCAGGGGAACCCCGAGCTCGTCGGCGAGCCGCTTGCCGCCGCCGGTACCAAAAATGGCCATCGGCTTGCCCGTTTCCGGACTCTCGAAGTAGCTCATGTTCTCGATGATGCCGACGAGGGGCACTCCCACGCGCTGGAACATCTTGGCGCCTCGGAGGGCGTCGCCCACCGAGACTTCCTGCGGCGTGGTGACAATCACCGCGCCGGCGACTTCGGCGGCCTGCACGAGCGAGAGCTGCGCGTCGCCGGTGCCCGGGGGCATATCCACGAGCAGGTAATCGAGCTTCCCCCACGCGACGTCGCGCAGGAACTGCGTGATGATTTTCATAACGATCGGGCCGCGCCAAATGGCGGGCTGATCGCGCTCAATCAAAAAGCCGAGCGACATGAGTTTGACGCCATGCGCTTCGAGCGGCGTGATTTTTTCACCATCGACGGGCGGCGGCGAATTGACACCCATCATCTGCGGAATGTTCGGGCCATAGATGTCGGCGTCCATGAGGCCGACCTTCTTCCCCATTTTGGCAAGGGCCACCGCGAGGTTCACAGTGCAGGTGCTCTTGCCGACGCCGCCCTTTCCAGAACTGACGGCAATGATTTTGCCGAGGTTCGGGTACTGCACAGGGGTGGGCGCGCTGTTGCGCGGCGGTTGCGGGGCTGCGTCCATCACGGGGAGCGCGGCACGCTTGCCGCCCGACGCGGGCGCCGACGAAGCGGCCGCGCGTGCGGCCGCGAACTCAGCGGCGTCTTTGACATCGACGCGCACATCGGCCACGCCCTCCACGCGCTCAACCGCCTGACGCACGGCGCGGGCAATGGTCGCATCATCGTTGGCGGCGAGGAGAAGTGTGAGCCGCACTTTGCCATCGGTGGTGGTGGCAATGTCGCGCACCTGCCCAGACGTGAGCACGTTGTCACCGGTGCGCGGATTGACGATCTGCTGAAGCGCGGTATCGATACGCGCGGTAAGACTATCGGACATGGTCTGAAGAGAGCGAGAGGAAAGAGTTAGTGCGTCATCAACCGCGCGGCCGCGAGGACCTTCGCGTGGACGTCAGCGAGCGAACCGGATACGAGGGCGCCAGACGCCCGCGCGTGTCCGCCACCGCCGAACTGTTTGGCGAGCACGTTGCAGTCCACGCCGCGCACGGAACGGAACGAGATCTTCACCTTGCCGTGGCCCAGGTCGCGAAAGAGGAGCGCGAGTTTGACGCCGGCAATCGAGCGGGGATATTCGGCAATGCCGTCGAGATCTTCACTCGACACCCCGTGCGCCTCAAGCGCGCCGGCGGCAATGGACACCCACGCTATTCCGTGCGCTTCGTCTACCTCGAGAGTGGCGAGCGCGTCGCGGAGCAAGTGCAGGCGTCCGCGGGGCACCGAGGCGTAGATGCGCTTGTACATCGCCTCGGGGTCCACCCCGGCAGCGAGGAGGCGCGACGCAATCGCGTGACAGCGCGGCGAGGTATTGCTGAAGCGAAAGCCGCCGGTATCGGTGAGGATGGCGGTATACAGCGCCGTTGCGATGGCTGGCGTGATTTGCAGCCCCATCGTGGCGGCAAAGTCAAAGACGAGTTCACCGGTGGCGCAGGCGGCGGTGTCGGAGACGTGAATCGTTCCGGGCGGTTCCTCGCCGGGCAGATGATGGTCGATCACGAGCGGCGGCACGGCGAGCGCGCGCACGGCATCGGCGAGCGAGCCCAAGCGTTTGACGTCGCTGATGTCGAGCACGATCAGGCGATCGATGCCCTTGAGCGCGGCCGCGCCATCCGGAGAGCGATCGACAACGCCGTCGCCGAGCAGGTACGTAAACATCGCCGGCCAGGGCGTGGGATTCACAATGTGCGCGGCAATCCCCATCTGACCGAGGAGCAGGGCGAGCGCCACTTCGGAGCCGCAGCCGTCGCCGTCGGAGTTGAGATGCGTGCTCAATGCCACCCGTTGGCCGGGGGCGAGCTGTGCAGCGAGCTTCAAAATATCGGCGCGCCGGTGCTCGGGCACGAGGATTGGGTCGTGGGCGGCGGGATTCGTCATCGGTTCCATCGGTGTGCAGGTCGCCTAAACGACCAGTGGCGCCCGGAGTCCCGGGCGCCACTGAAAGATACTGCCATTGCTCGCTTTGTGCCGCTTACTTCGCCTCGGCGAGCCCCAGCTTGGAGTGATGGCGCCCGTAGAAGAAGTAGATAGCCAGACCGATCGCCATCCAGATGATCAAACGGAGCCAGGTGGTGCCTGGCAAGAACGACATCATGAAGCCGCAGACCGCGATACCGGCAATCGGCACAAACGGCACGAACGGCGTCTTGAACGGACGGTGGAGGTCCGGCTGGCGATAGCGCAACACGAGCACGCCGGCGCAGACAATGATGAACGCGAGCAGGGTGCCGATGGAGACCAGTTCGCCCAGAATGTCGATGGGGAACAGGCCGCCAAAGATCATCGCGAAGCCGCCGGTGATGATCGTGGCGAGCCACGGCGTCTGATACTTCGGATGCACTTTGCCGAACACCGCCGGAAGCAGGCCGTCGCGCGCCATCGCAAAGAAGATGCGCGGCTGACCCATGAGCATCACGAGCACGACCGACGAGAGGCCGGCGATGGCGCCGATGTTGATGAAGTACGTCAGCCACTTGAGCGCCGGGCCAGCCGCGTCGATGGCGACGAACACCGGGTGCGGGACGTCGAGCTTCATGAAGGGCACGAGGCCGGTCATGACGAGCGCCATCAGGATGTACAGCACGGTGCAAATGGCGAGCGATGCCAAAATGCCGATTGGCAGATCGCGCTGTGGATTCTTGGCTTCCTGCGCGGCGGTACTCACCGCGTCAAAGCCGATGTAGGCAAAGAACACCACCGCCGAACCGCGGACGATGCCGCTGAAGCCGTAGTGGCCGAACTGGCCCGTGTTTTCGGGAATGAACGGATGCCAGTTGGCCGTGTCCACGTACATAAACCCGAAGCCGATCACGAGCAGTACGATCGTCATCTTGATAAACACGGCGACGTTGTTGAAGCGCGCCGACTCACGAATGCCGACCACGAGGAGCATGGTCAGCGCCGCAATCAAGAGCATCGCGGGCAGGTTGATCACGGACGTGGTCCACTCAAAAGCGCCCTTGGCCTCCACCCACTTGAGCGGGGCGCCGGCAAACTTCTCCGGAATCGCGAAGCCGATTTCCTTCATCAGTTCCACGAAGTAGCCGCTCCAGCCCACGCTGACCGTGGACGCCGCGAACAGATACTCGAGGATAAGATCCCAGCCAATGATCCAAGCGAGTAGTTCGCCGAGCGTCGCGTAACCGTACGTGTACGCGGAGCCGGCAATCGGGATCATCGACGCAAACTCGGCGTAGCAGAGCCCCGCAAAGAGGCAGCCGAAGCCAGCGATGACGAAGGAGAGGACAATGGCCGGGCCGGCATACTGCGCCGCCGCCTGTCCCGTGAGAACGAAAATACCGGCGCCAATAATGGCACCGCTTCCGAGCAGGGTAAGGTTGAGCGCGGTCAGACTGCGCTTGAGCGTGTGCTCCCCTTCCTCACCGGCTTCGGCCATCAGAACGCCCAGCGGCTTCTTGGTCCACAACGACATTGCGGATTCTCCAAATTGAGAGCGGCGGGACTCGCCCAGCTGCCTGGACCCGCCGTGTGGTACCTGTGATTCGAAAAAACTGCGGTGTTGTAAGGGGCGCTGTCAATGACTTCCGGCACGCCGGCCTTGGGGGGTGGACACCATGCCGAATACGTCGTGGGACCGAGAAGCGCTGAAACGCAGCGGACGCCGCAAGTTGGCGGCGCCCGCTTTTCAGTCGCCGTGCAGGCGGGTTACACCGAGTAGTTCGGTGCCTCGCGCGTGATGGTCACGTCGTGCGGGTGCGACTCGCGTAGCCCGGCCGCGGTGATGCGCACAAAGAGCGCTTCCGTACGAAGCGACTCGATGTCGGCGCACCCCACATAGCCCATGCCACTGCGCAAACCGCCCACCATCTGAAAGAGCACGTCCGATACCGGTCCCTTGTACGGCACGCGCCCCTCAATTCCCTCCGGGACAAATTTGCGATTGCTCATCTCGCCGTCTTGGAAATAGCGATCGGCGCTGCCGTCCTGCATGGCACTGAGCGAACCCATGCCGCGGATCAT
The genomic region above belongs to Gemmatimonadota bacterium and contains:
- a CDS encoding bifunctional oligoribonuclease/PAP phosphatase NrnA yields the protein MTNPAAHDPILVPEHRRADILKLAAQLAPGQRVALSTHLNSDGDGCGSEVALALLLGQMGIAAHIVNPTPWPAMFTYLLGDGVVDRSPDGAAALKGIDRLIVLDISDVKRLGSLADAVRALAVPPLVIDHHLPGEEPPGTIHVSDTAACATGELVFDFAATMGLQITPAIATALYTAILTDTGGFRFSNTSPRCHAIASRLLAAGVDPEAMYKRIYASVPRGRLHLLRDALATLEVDEAHGIAWVSIAAGALEAHGVSSEDLDGIAEYPRSIAGVKLALLFRDLGHGKVKISFRSVRGVDCNVLAKQFGGGGHARASGALVSGSLADVHAKVLAAARLMTH
- a CDS encoding amino acid permease, with translation MSLWTKKPLGVLMAEAGEEGEHTLKRSLTALNLTLLGSGAIIGAGIFVLTGQAAAQYAGPAIVLSFVIAGFGCLFAGLCYAEFASMIPIAGSAYTYGYATLGELLAWIIGWDLILEYLFAASTVSVGWSGYFVELMKEIGFAIPEKFAGAPLKWVEAKGAFEWTTSVINLPAMLLIAALTMLLVVGIRESARFNNVAVFIKMTIVLLVIGFGFMYVDTANWHPFIPENTGQFGHYGFSGIVRGSAVVFFAYIGFDAVSTAAQEAKNPQRDLPIGILASLAICTVLYILMALVMTGLVPFMKLDVPHPVFVAIDAAGPALKWLTYFINIGAIAGLSSVVLVMLMGQPRIFFAMARDGLLPAVFGKVHPKYQTPWLATIITGGFAMIFGGLFPIDILGELVSIGTLLAFIIVCAGVLVLRYRQPDLHRPFKTPFVPFVPIAGIAVCGFMMSFLPGTTWLRLIIWMAIGLAIYFFYGRHHSKLGLAEAK